Proteins from a genomic interval of Sphingobacterium lactis:
- a CDS encoding DUF4870 domain-containing protein, with product MNNKTLAIVAYITIIGWLISYFSGKDTADDFLKYHLRQGLAVFIFGFILGIVLNILIMVTGIYFIGYLGLISLILLILGAINASNGVMKPLPIIGQIAEKSFAFIK from the coding sequence ATGAACAACAAAACCTTAGCAATCGTAGCATACATTACCATTATTGGTTGGTTAATATCTTATTTCTCAGGAAAGGATACAGCGGATGATTTTCTAAAGTACCACCTCAGACAGGGACTTGCCGTATTCATATTTGGTTTTATACTGGGTATTGTCCTTAATATCTTGATCATGGTTACTGGCATTTACTTTATAGGCTATTTAGGATTGATCTCACTGATATTATTAATCTTGGGTGCGATCAATGCTTCCAATGGCGTGATGAAACCGCTACCAATCATTGGACAAATTGCAGAAAAGAGCTTCGCGTTCATTAAATAA
- a CDS encoding DUF3829 domain-containing protein, which translates to MKINKLYISSMLMLALMASCNSGDNKAEKNGTETSGGGLFGGANSKDKAVEIVDFNNKLVKADNTHSNYIQHFLSNLDQTDRYVQNVLTNPDGLNISPITAVVPTINNLDGIVYPDGFSSEFKPLVDYMDASFKALKEIDKEIKAYTSAEDYKEDKGAKMKDFRTRSEAEIKKNRDAVTSIYDKLIPQVEKAEEVVLADHPFKDQIMRSKKIMNEVQRITDGAFSINDVNAFNGTFKKAYADIEKLYNENKSDNLPSEGKSKESSFTRFNDEVNSFLGKMRIVQRELDASKTPDLSNIETLDQSAQNVLSSYNSFVN; encoded by the coding sequence ATGAAAATTAACAAATTATACATTTCGAGCATGTTGATGCTCGCCTTAATGGCCAGTTGCAATAGCGGGGATAATAAGGCTGAAAAAAACGGCACTGAAACTAGTGGAGGAGGCTTGTTTGGTGGAGCCAACTCCAAGGATAAAGCCGTAGAGATTGTTGATTTTAACAACAAATTGGTGAAAGCCGACAATACGCACAGCAATTATATCCAACATTTTCTAAGCAACCTTGACCAAACGGATCGATACGTACAGAATGTATTGACAAATCCAGATGGTCTCAATATTTCTCCAATTACCGCTGTGGTACCTACCATTAACAACCTGGATGGTATTGTTTACCCGGATGGCTTCAGTTCCGAATTCAAGCCGTTGGTGGATTATATGGACGCAAGTTTCAAGGCATTAAAAGAAATTGACAAGGAAATCAAAGCATATACCAGTGCCGAGGATTATAAGGAGGACAAAGGTGCGAAAATGAAGGACTTCAGGACCCGTTCCGAGGCTGAAATCAAAAAGAACCGCGATGCCGTAACTTCAATTTACGACAAGCTCATTCCACAAGTTGAAAAAGCGGAGGAGGTTGTGCTTGCAGACCATCCTTTCAAAGACCAGATCATGCGTTCCAAAAAAATCATGAATGAAGTTCAGCGCATTACTGATGGTGCATTTTCCATCAATGATGTCAACGCTTTTAATGGAACCTTCAAGAAAGCTTATGCTGATATCGAAAAACTGTACAATGAAAATAAATCCGACAATTTACCTTCGGAAGGTAAGTCGAAAGAAAGCAGTTTTACGAGGTTCAACGATGAGGTAAATAGTTTCTTGGGTAAAATGCGCATCGTCCAACGCGAACTTGATGCATCCAAAACTCCGGATCTCTCTAATATCGAAACATTGGATCAAAGCGCGCAAAATGTTTTAAGCAGCTATAACTCATTTGTAAATTAA
- a CDS encoding alpha/beta hydrolase — MSNSKIYQGGNLENPSKALIMIHGRGGSAQDIMGLSQYLQVDDFMLIGPEANQNTWYPHSFMAEIASNQPKLDEALALIAEAVELAKDKGIAEDHIYLLGFSQGACLTLEYATRNATRYGGLIAFTGGLIGDQIYPEHYQGDFSGTPVFIGTSDPDFHVPVKRVQESTKQLSSMGADVIEKIYPEMGHTITQDEIEIVNEKIFK; from the coding sequence ATGTCAAATTCAAAAATATACCAAGGTGGTAACTTAGAGAACCCATCGAAAGCATTGATAATGATCCATGGGAGAGGAGGTTCCGCACAGGATATTATGGGACTATCCCAGTATCTGCAGGTTGATGATTTCATGTTGATCGGACCGGAGGCCAACCAAAATACATGGTACCCACATTCCTTTATGGCGGAAATTGCTTCCAATCAACCCAAATTGGATGAAGCGTTAGCATTGATTGCTGAAGCAGTTGAACTAGCAAAGGATAAAGGTATCGCTGAAGACCATATTTATCTGTTAGGTTTTTCGCAGGGAGCTTGTCTTACCTTGGAATACGCTACGCGAAATGCGACACGCTATGGCGGCTTGATCGCCTTTACTGGAGGGTTGATCGGTGATCAGATCTATCCGGAACATTATCAGGGAGATTTCTCGGGAACTCCCGTATTTATCGGAACGAGTGATCCTGACTTTCATGTTCCCGTTAAGCGTGTACAGGAAAGTACCAAACAGCTCTCCAGCATGGGAGCGGATGTGATCGAGAAAATTTATCCAGAGATGGGACATACCATTACACAGGATGAGATTGAGATCGTCAATGAAAAGATTTTCAAATAG
- a CDS encoding ring-cleaving dioxygenase, with amino-acid sequence MNNNVLGLHHITAIANLAQRNYDFYTKVFGLRLVKKTVNFDDPGTYHFYYGDEKGNAGTILTFFPWEGIGKGRTGVGMATEIAYAVPAGSEEFWKERFGQHNVLTGEAVERFGEIYYPFLDPDGLNLSLVVPKNEDNRSGWTTPEVAGEQATKGFHNTTLTLRDLDPTANVLTELLDYKQVAQEGNRYRFQNQNIGTANIIDILVDSNAGRAVNTAGTNHHIAFRVKDDADQMALREKIMSAGLQITPQIDRDYFHSLYFREPGGVLFEIATENPGFDVDEPLTALGTSLKLPKQYEGHRDEIEKVLPVLK; translated from the coding sequence ATGAACAACAATGTATTAGGATTACACCATATCACCGCGATAGCGAATTTAGCGCAGCGCAATTATGATTTTTATACCAAAGTATTTGGGTTACGGTTGGTTAAAAAAACAGTGAATTTTGATGACCCCGGAACATACCACTTTTACTACGGTGATGAAAAGGGCAATGCAGGTACCATCCTGACTTTCTTTCCATGGGAAGGTATCGGCAAGGGTAGGACAGGCGTAGGCATGGCCACCGAGATCGCTTATGCAGTACCAGCTGGCAGTGAGGAATTCTGGAAAGAACGATTTGGACAGCACAATGTCCTGACCGGTGAGGCCGTAGAACGATTCGGTGAGATCTATTATCCGTTTTTAGATCCTGATGGTTTGAATCTTTCGCTCGTGGTTCCGAAAAATGAAGATAATCGATCAGGTTGGACAACTCCTGAAGTTGCTGGAGAACAAGCGACCAAAGGATTTCACAATACGACCCTGACTTTACGGGACTTGGACCCAACTGCAAATGTGTTGACTGAGCTGTTGGATTACAAACAGGTTGCACAGGAAGGTAATCGCTATCGTTTTCAAAACCAGAATATCGGAACAGCAAATATCATTGATATTCTTGTCGACTCGAATGCCGGACGTGCAGTCAACACCGCTGGAACGAATCACCACATTGCTTTCCGGGTAAAGGATGATGCTGATCAGATGGCATTGCGTGAGAAAATCATGAGTGCGGGATTGCAAATTACACCACAGATTGATCGGGATTACTTCCACTCGCTGTACTTCCGCGAACCAGGAGGGGTGTTGTTTGAAATTGCCACTGAGAATCCTGGTTTTGATGTGGATGAGCCTTTAACAGCATTGGGAACTTCATTGAAGTTGCCAAAACAATATGAAGGCCATCGCGATGAAATCGAAAAGGTATTGCCTGTTTTAAAATAG
- a CDS encoding glycoside hydrolase family 2 protein, with amino-acid sequence MIKKNIALACLFAASFSSLHAQQWAPVKDKILTTWAENVSPQNVHQEYPRPQLERKNNWQNLNGLWKYQVTKKDQEQLPTAWQGDILVPFAIESALSGVGKRITKDDALWYHRTLALEKKVQKGKVLLHFGAVDWECDVYVNGKHVGEHQGGFDPFTFDITEALQKGNKQEITIRVWDPTSDGPQPRGKQINNPHGIWYTPVSGIWQTVWLESVPETYIQASKHTPDVDRSSLQVSAEVKGARANDRVIFEAYDQGNKISEITTAPGEAAALPLQAPTLWSPDNPKLYDLKVKISRNGKVIDEADSYFAMRKISVKKDEKGIQRMFLNDKFVFHYGPLDQGWWPDGLHTAPSDEALRFDIEKTKEMGFNMIRKHIKVEPARWYKHCDSIGVMVWQDMPSGDLDGNIWDMNPGKIRFGKHDKDRTPESEAIYRKEWKAIMETLHNFPSIVIWVPFNEAWGQFKSKEIVDWTTKQDPSRLVNGASGGNFTAPGHIFDIHNYPDAAMPSPELFGNNYVLALGEFGGLGLPVEGHTWQQKDNWGYQSFKNKEELTKRYEGLISDLNNLISLGLSAGVYTQTTDVEIETNGLMTYDRKVIKIPAEKLREIHQKLYSHQIGN; translated from the coding sequence ATGATTAAAAAAAACATTGCCCTTGCCTGCTTATTTGCAGCATCCTTTTCTTCGCTACATGCGCAGCAATGGGCTCCCGTAAAGGACAAAATCCTAACGACATGGGCTGAAAATGTGAGCCCCCAAAATGTTCACCAAGAGTATCCACGTCCACAGCTGGAACGGAAGAATAATTGGCAGAATTTGAATGGCCTATGGAAATACCAAGTGACCAAGAAAGATCAAGAGCAATTGCCAACAGCATGGCAAGGTGATATATTGGTTCCCTTTGCCATTGAGTCTGCATTGTCTGGCGTTGGCAAGCGCATCACGAAGGACGATGCACTTTGGTATCATAGAACACTTGCATTGGAGAAAAAAGTTCAGAAAGGCAAAGTACTGTTGCATTTTGGTGCTGTCGATTGGGAATGTGATGTCTATGTCAATGGGAAACATGTTGGTGAACATCAAGGTGGATTCGATCCATTCACGTTCGATATTACGGAAGCATTGCAAAAAGGGAATAAACAGGAAATTACCATACGCGTATGGGACCCCACATCCGATGGTCCACAACCTCGCGGAAAACAGATAAACAATCCTCATGGTATCTGGTACACGCCGGTTTCCGGGATTTGGCAGACGGTCTGGTTGGAATCCGTACCTGAAACTTACATCCAAGCGAGTAAGCACACGCCGGATGTTGACCGATCTTCGCTACAGGTTAGTGCGGAGGTAAAAGGTGCGAGAGCTAATGATCGCGTTATTTTTGAGGCGTATGATCAGGGAAATAAAATTAGTGAAATTACCACAGCACCGGGCGAAGCAGCAGCATTGCCTTTGCAAGCACCTACCCTTTGGTCGCCAGACAATCCCAAACTCTACGACCTCAAGGTAAAAATATCCAGGAATGGAAAGGTTATCGATGAAGCGGACAGTTATTTCGCCATGCGGAAGATATCGGTAAAAAAAGATGAGAAAGGTATTCAACGCATGTTCCTGAACGACAAGTTTGTTTTTCATTATGGGCCTTTGGACCAGGGATGGTGGCCAGATGGTCTGCATACCGCTCCTTCGGATGAGGCCTTACGATTCGATATCGAGAAAACGAAAGAAATGGGCTTCAATATGATCCGGAAGCACATCAAGGTGGAACCAGCCCGTTGGTATAAGCATTGCGATAGTATTGGCGTAATGGTTTGGCAGGATATGCCTAGTGGAGATCTGGATGGCAATATCTGGGACATGAATCCGGGTAAGATCCGTTTTGGCAAACACGATAAGGATCGTACGCCGGAGTCGGAAGCCATTTACAGAAAGGAATGGAAGGCCATTATGGAAACGCTGCATAACTTTCCTTCCATCGTCATCTGGGTGCCATTCAATGAAGCTTGGGGGCAGTTCAAGTCTAAGGAGATCGTAGATTGGACCACGAAGCAGGATCCTTCACGTTTGGTGAATGGAGCGTCGGGAGGTAATTTCACGGCACCGGGGCATATCTTCGATATCCACAATTACCCAGATGCTGCTATGCCAAGTCCGGAATTATTTGGCAACAATTATGTTCTGGCGCTCGGTGAATTCGGCGGACTGGGACTCCCTGTTGAAGGTCACACCTGGCAACAAAAAGACAATTGGGGCTATCAATCCTTTAAAAACAAGGAGGAACTCACCAAAAGATATGAGGGATTGATCAGTGACCTAAACAACCTTATTTCGTTGGGCTTATCCGCAGGTGTGTATACCCAGACAACAGATGTGGAGATAGAAACCAATGGATTAATGACCTATGACCGCAAGGTCATAAAAATCCCAGCAGAAAAACTCAGGGAAATCCATCAAAAACTGTACAGCCATCAAATTGGCAACTAA